The proteins below are encoded in one region of Pseudonocardia sp. DSM 110487:
- a CDS encoding FHA domain-containing protein: MTQPCTEDHSAATGEYCDVCGLRLRGAQAAAPPQAPAERCPSCGAAREGRFCEVCGYDSAMGPPPEPAAAGVPEVPAPQPARGGPWIAVVRADRAWFEEVLRRNGPDAGSLQFPAFSTERRFVLDGPRLAIGRRSRSRGIEPEIDLSARPMDPGVSALHALLVSRADGGWDVVDLESTNGTVVGDRPDPIPPNTPVPLADGDVVKVGAWTTITLVAPD; this comes from the coding sequence ATGACTCAACCCTGCACCGAGGACCACTCCGCGGCGACCGGTGAGTACTGCGACGTCTGCGGGTTGCGGTTGCGTGGTGCACAGGCCGCCGCGCCGCCGCAGGCGCCCGCCGAGCGCTGCCCGAGCTGCGGTGCCGCGCGCGAGGGCCGGTTCTGTGAGGTCTGTGGCTACGACAGCGCGATGGGGCCACCACCCGAACCTGCCGCCGCCGGCGTTCCCGAGGTCCCGGCGCCACAGCCGGCGCGGGGCGGGCCGTGGATCGCGGTGGTCCGTGCCGACCGCGCGTGGTTCGAGGAGGTCCTGCGCCGGAACGGGCCCGACGCCGGCTCGCTGCAGTTCCCCGCGTTCAGCACGGAGCGGCGGTTCGTGCTCGACGGCCCGCGGCTGGCGATCGGGCGGCGCAGCCGCTCGCGGGGTATAGAGCCGGAGATCGACCTGTCCGCCCGGCCGATGGATCCCGGTGTGTCGGCCCTGCACGCTCTGCTCGTCAGCCGGGCCGACGGGGGCTGGGACGTGGTGGACCTCGAATCGACGAACGGCACCGTCGTGGGGGACCGGCCCGATCCGATCCCACCGAACACGCCCGTCCCGCTCGCCGACGGCGACGTGGTGAAGGTGGGCGCCTGGACCACGATCACGCTGGTGGCCCCGGACTAG
- a CDS encoding VWA domain-containing protein: MTDVAATGGFTVEVDQNSYLPVDATRVDAIVTVTATDGAAGPAPASEVLEVIVIDCSTSMTGSKIRAARQATVAAISELRDGVSFAVVAGNHVARQVFPQHGTAVAGDGSRSSAIRLVERLQADGGTGIGNWLMHVGGLARAHPGSIKHAILLTDGQNGESAQYFTNALDSVLGAFTCDCRGVGTDWRVDELRTIATAMLGTVDIVADPADLAADFRSIMGEAMGKSVADLALRLWTPRGATVRFVKQVAPTVEDLTGRRTEAARQSGDYPLGSWGAESRDYHLAIEVPAGGVGDEMLAGRISVVRPGSGDLPEQVLGQGLVTAIWTEDSGLSTRISRGVAHYTGQAELAEAIQEGLAARKAGDEPTATARLGRAVALATASGNDGTARLLEKVVDVVDAPSGTVRLRKVVADVDEMTLDTRSTRTVRVRGDG; the protein is encoded by the coding sequence GTGACCGACGTGGCTGCGACCGGTGGGTTCACCGTGGAGGTCGACCAGAACAGCTACCTGCCGGTGGACGCCACCCGGGTGGACGCGATCGTCACGGTGACGGCCACCGACGGTGCGGCCGGGCCCGCCCCCGCGTCCGAGGTGCTCGAGGTCATCGTGATCGACTGCTCGACGTCGATGACGGGCAGCAAGATCCGGGCCGCCCGGCAGGCCACGGTGGCGGCGATCTCCGAGCTGCGCGACGGTGTGTCGTTCGCGGTGGTTGCGGGCAACCACGTCGCCCGGCAGGTCTTCCCGCAGCACGGCACGGCCGTGGCGGGCGACGGCTCGCGCTCCTCGGCCATCCGGCTGGTGGAGCGGCTGCAGGCCGACGGGGGCACCGGGATCGGGAACTGGCTGATGCACGTGGGCGGGCTCGCCCGCGCGCATCCGGGCTCGATCAAGCACGCGATCCTGCTCACCGACGGGCAGAACGGCGAGTCGGCGCAGTACTTCACGAACGCGCTGGACAGCGTGCTCGGCGCGTTCACCTGCGACTGCCGCGGGGTGGGCACCGACTGGCGGGTCGACGAGCTGCGCACGATCGCCACCGCGATGCTGGGCACCGTCGACATCGTCGCCGATCCCGCCGACCTCGCGGCCGACTTCCGGTCGATCATGGGGGAGGCGATGGGCAAGAGCGTCGCCGATCTCGCCCTGCGCCTGTGGACGCCGCGGGGCGCCACCGTCCGGTTCGTCAAGCAGGTGGCGCCCACCGTCGAGGATCTGACCGGCAGGCGCACCGAGGCCGCCCGGCAGAGCGGTGACTACCCGCTCGGCTCGTGGGGCGCCGAGTCCCGCGACTACCACCTCGCGATCGAGGTCCCCGCGGGTGGGGTCGGTGACGAGATGCTCGCCGGGCGGATCAGCGTCGTGCGTCCCGGCTCCGGTGACCTCCCTGAGCAGGTGCTCGGGCAGGGCCTCGTCACGGCGATCTGGACCGAGGACAGCGGGCTGTCGACGCGGATCAGCCGCGGCGTCGCCCACTACACCGGTCAGGCCGAGCTCGCGGAGGCCATCCAGGAGGGGCTCGCCGCGCGGAAGGCGGGCGACGAGCCCACGGCCACCGCCCGGCTCGGGCGCGCGGTCGCGCTCGCCACGGCGTCGGGGAACGACGGCACCGCGCGGCTCCTGGAAAAGGTGGTCGACGTGGTCGACGCGCCGTCGGGCACGGTCCGGCTGCGCAAGGTGGTCGCGGACGTGGACGAGATGACGCTCGACACCCGCTCCACCCGCACCGTGCGGGTGCGGGGGGACGGATGA
- a CDS encoding PP2C family serine/threonine-protein phosphatase, with protein sequence MTEHVSPPAAACPRCREAVDDHRFCENCGLDLWLRRGGAARPPSGPCPGCGANGTRTVNGFGVDEAGEDYCGTCGLRRSDGTEHVEADLGPVAGVSDRGLYHVRNEDAMAVGVLAGPGAQPLVAAVVCDGVSSVDAPELASRAGADAALERLLHPGGATMRKAVEEAADMVAALADGSHGTFRNPPSCTLVAALVDPGTDDGAENAENGPAITVGWVGDSRVYWLAAPDAAEPARLLTVDHSWAVEMIAAGVLDAETAMADRRAHAITRWLGAGGEPEPEVMTLRPAGPGLLLLCTDGLWNYLPRAEDLAEVALPVLARGGPAAVARALTALALDAGGRDNITVVAVPVVPRTRGGSE encoded by the coding sequence ATGACCGAACACGTCTCCCCACCTGCCGCCGCGTGCCCCCGGTGCCGGGAAGCGGTGGACGACCACCGCTTCTGCGAGAACTGCGGCCTCGACCTGTGGCTGCGCCGCGGCGGGGCCGCCCGCCCGCCGTCGGGGCCGTGCCCAGGCTGCGGCGCGAACGGGACCCGCACCGTCAACGGCTTCGGGGTCGACGAGGCGGGGGAGGACTACTGCGGCACCTGCGGGTTGCGTCGCTCCGACGGCACCGAGCACGTCGAGGCCGACCTCGGACCCGTCGCCGGGGTGAGTGACCGCGGGCTCTACCACGTCCGCAACGAGGACGCGATGGCCGTCGGCGTGCTCGCAGGCCCCGGCGCGCAGCCGCTCGTGGCCGCCGTGGTGTGCGACGGCGTGTCCTCGGTGGACGCACCCGAGCTGGCCTCGCGCGCCGGTGCCGACGCCGCGCTGGAGCGGCTGTTGCACCCGGGCGGCGCCACGATGAGGAAGGCGGTGGAGGAGGCCGCTGACATGGTGGCCGCGCTCGCCGACGGGAGCCACGGGACATTCCGCAACCCGCCGTCGTGCACGCTCGTGGCGGCGCTGGTGGACCCGGGAACGGACGACGGTGCGGAGAACGCGGAGAACGGTCCGGCGATCACCGTGGGGTGGGTCGGCGACAGCAGGGTCTACTGGCTGGCGGCGCCGGACGCGGCCGAACCCGCGCGGCTGCTGACCGTGGACCACTCGTGGGCGGTGGAGATGATCGCCGCGGGGGTGCTCGACGCCGAGACCGCGATGGCCGACCGGAGGGCCCATGCCATCACGCGGTGGCTCGGGGCGGGCGGCGAGCCGGAGCCGGAGGTCATGACGCTGCGCCCCGCGGGCCCTGGGCTGCTCCTGCTCTGCACGGACGGGCTCTGGAACTACCTCCCGCGTGCCGAGGACCTGGCCGAGGTCGCGCTGCCCGTCCTCGCGCGGGGCGGGCCGGCCGCTGTCGCCCGTGCGCTCACGGCCCTCGCGCTGGACGCGGGCGGGCGCGACAACATCACGGTGGTCGCCGTGCCGGTCGTGCCTCGAACGAGAGGAGGTAGCGAGTGA
- a CDS encoding serine/threonine-protein kinase encodes MTAPQSCDRPGCDGTIEDGWCDTCGLAPTTSTATAAPAASSAPGAGQPCDRKGCDGTIDDGWCDTCGLAPTGDPASGPSTAPSTAPSTAPSTGPSSRPSGWSTSSGGSRPSRRGSGRTTTGSTRSRLGAGLVEVPAVPKVDPASALLTDPEVPEEKRFCSTCHKPVGRSKDDRPGRAEGFCPHDGTRFSFTPKLGPGTVVAGQYEVQGCLAYGGLGWIYLATDLNVENRWVVLKGLLNSGDAHAMAAAVAERRFLAQVNHPNIVTIHNFVQHPDEDGTPVGYIVMEYVGGSSLKQLMEVRRRPDRTLDPMPVPRAIAYMLEALPALGYLHANGLAYCDFKPENVIQYDRQLKLIDLGAVIGFDDQASDVWGTVGYQAPEIGDRTRKDNGPTPSSDVHTVGRTLAVLALALPPTRRGVPTPIPDPGEHPVLARHESFHRLLLRATDPDPLRRFETADEMAEQLGGVLREVIATDRAEGTGDESGEHDPVPPAVSTVFGPPRGTFAPGLLVGAGPGGDTGGEADPGRPDPERVAALLPVPLVDRDDPAAGLLAAAAPSTPADVERVLAAAPKSSRALQLALVRAHLDASDAAAATMVLDALAAEDSEEEADDWRLDWFRGVAALVEGRIDAACAAFDTVYSTLPGEAAPKLALAAASECAGRDEPAGRYYALVARPDPGVGDAAFGLARVRVRAGDRAGALAALDAVPDSSSAYVVAQLAAVEVTLSGRFGADPGEDDLRSAAARVEGLHLDAATAQRVRTRLFEGAVELAPNGAAGAPLLECPWNERALRLALEASLRASARLASDRAQRVLLVDRANAVRPWTWV; translated from the coding sequence ATGACCGCGCCACAGTCCTGCGACCGCCCCGGCTGCGACGGCACGATCGAGGACGGGTGGTGCGACACCTGCGGGCTGGCGCCCACCACCAGCACGGCAACGGCCGCCCCCGCGGCGTCCTCCGCACCGGGTGCCGGGCAACCCTGCGACCGCAAGGGTTGCGACGGCACCATCGACGACGGATGGTGCGACACGTGCGGGCTGGCGCCCACCGGCGACCCGGCGTCCGGACCGTCAACGGCCCCGTCCACCGCCCCGTCCACCGCTCCGTCCACCGGGCCGTCCAGCCGACCGAGCGGCTGGTCCACCAGCAGCGGCGGCAGCCGACCGTCCCGCCGCGGATCGGGCCGCACCACCACCGGCAGCACGCGCAGCCGCCTCGGCGCTGGCCTCGTCGAGGTGCCGGCGGTGCCCAAGGTCGACCCGGCGAGCGCCCTGCTCACCGACCCCGAGGTGCCGGAGGAGAAGCGCTTCTGCAGCACCTGCCACAAGCCCGTCGGCCGGTCGAAGGACGACCGGCCAGGGCGCGCCGAGGGATTCTGCCCGCACGACGGCACGCGGTTCTCGTTCACCCCGAAGCTCGGGCCGGGCACGGTCGTCGCGGGCCAGTACGAGGTACAGGGCTGCCTCGCCTACGGCGGTCTCGGATGGATCTACCTCGCCACCGACCTGAACGTGGAGAACCGCTGGGTGGTGCTCAAGGGTCTCCTCAACTCAGGTGACGCCCACGCGATGGCCGCCGCCGTGGCGGAGCGGCGGTTCCTCGCCCAGGTGAACCACCCGAACATCGTCACGATCCACAACTTCGTGCAGCACCCCGACGAGGACGGCACCCCCGTCGGCTACATCGTGATGGAGTACGTGGGCGGTTCCTCGCTCAAGCAGCTGATGGAGGTCCGCCGCCGCCCGGATCGCACGCTCGACCCGATGCCGGTGCCGCGCGCGATCGCGTACATGCTGGAGGCGCTGCCCGCGCTCGGCTACCTGCACGCGAACGGCCTTGCGTACTGCGACTTCAAACCCGAGAACGTGATCCAGTACGACCGGCAGCTCAAGCTGATCGACCTCGGTGCCGTGATCGGGTTCGACGACCAGGCCAGCGACGTCTGGGGCACCGTGGGCTACCAGGCACCCGAGATCGGCGACAGGACGCGCAAGGACAACGGGCCGACCCCGAGCTCGGACGTACACACGGTCGGCCGCACGCTCGCCGTGCTCGCCCTCGCGCTCCCGCCGACGCGGCGGGGCGTGCCGACCCCGATCCCCGACCCGGGAGAGCATCCGGTGCTCGCGCGGCACGAGTCGTTCCACCGGCTGCTCCTGCGGGCCACCGACCCCGACCCGCTGCGCCGGTTCGAGACGGCCGACGAGATGGCCGAGCAACTCGGCGGCGTGCTGCGCGAGGTGATCGCTACCGACCGCGCGGAAGGCACCGGCGACGAGTCCGGCGAGCACGACCCGGTGCCGCCCGCGGTCTCCACGGTGTTCGGGCCACCGCGCGGCACCTTCGCGCCCGGGCTGCTCGTCGGCGCGGGGCCCGGCGGCGACACCGGCGGCGAAGCCGACCCGGGCCGGCCGGACCCCGAGCGCGTGGCCGCGCTGCTGCCGGTACCGCTGGTCGACCGCGACGATCCGGCCGCCGGCCTGCTCGCGGCGGCCGCGCCCAGCACCCCTGCCGACGTGGAGCGGGTGCTCGCCGCGGCGCCGAAGTCCAGCCGCGCGCTGCAGCTCGCCCTCGTGCGCGCCCACCTCGACGCCTCCGACGCGGCGGCGGCCACGATGGTGCTCGACGCACTCGCCGCCGAGGACTCCGAGGAGGAAGCCGACGACTGGCGACTGGACTGGTTCCGAGGCGTCGCGGCGCTCGTCGAGGGCCGCATCGACGCGGCGTGCGCCGCGTTCGACACCGTGTACTCCACCCTGCCCGGCGAGGCGGCGCCCAAGCTGGCGCTCGCAGCGGCCTCGGAGTGCGCGGGCCGCGACGAGCCGGCGGGCCGCTACTACGCACTCGTGGCCCGGCCCGATCCCGGCGTGGGCGACGCGGCGTTCGGGCTGGCGCGGGTGCGGGTGCGGGCCGGTGACCGCGCGGGGGCGCTCGCGGCGCTCGACGCCGTGCCCGACTCGTCGAGCGCGTACGTGGTCGCCCAGCTCGCCGCGGTGGAGGTGACGCTCTCCGGCCGGTTCGGCGCCGATCCCGGAGAGGACGACCTGCGGTCGGCGGCTGCGCGGGTCGAGGGGCTGCACCTCGACGCGGCCACCGCGCAGCGCGTGCGCACCCGCCTGTTCGAGGGGGCGGTCGAGCTCGCCCCGAACGGTGCCGCCGGGGCGCCGCTGCTCGAATGCCCGTGGAACGAGCGGGCGCTGCGGCTGGCCCTCGAGGCGAGCCTGCGCGCCTCGGCGCGACTCGCGTCCGACCGGGCACAGCGGGTGCTTCTGGTGGATCGGGCGAACGCCGTGCGCCCATGGACCTGGGTCTAG
- a CDS encoding Gfo/Idh/MocA family protein gives MFSIGFVGAGQFAGQFTELFHKHPGVSAVHVTDVIPERAAELVALQDLAGTYQSFEDMLASDVDAVAIFTQRWTHAPLVLKALEAGKHVYSAVPMAITADEIGAIIEAVRATGLTYMMGETSYYHPATVFARRKLAEGAFGRIFYAEGDYVHDMDLGFYAAYQFSGGENWKATASYPPMLYPTHAIGGVLGAVPTHAVSVSCIGVRDQRGDGVFDREISQFGNDFSNATALFELADGGVMRTNEMRRVGYPSHIRESRFRFFGTEGSFEQLATVGLWQDKEKVTDVTAELEAGSGGLSVDDPSLAHVAPELRPAFVSGHAPVHDVARLPASYHGAHNGHEGSHQFLADDFVRAVETGTLATVNAWMAARFTLPGIVAHESALRGGERLPIPDFGDPPA, from the coding sequence ATGTTCTCGATCGGGTTCGTCGGGGCCGGCCAGTTCGCCGGCCAGTTCACCGAGCTGTTCCACAAGCACCCCGGCGTCAGCGCCGTGCACGTCACGGACGTGATCCCCGAGCGGGCCGCAGAGCTCGTGGCGCTACAGGACCTCGCCGGCACGTACCAGAGCTTCGAGGACATGCTGGCGTCCGACGTCGACGCCGTCGCGATCTTCACGCAGCGGTGGACGCACGCCCCGCTGGTACTGAAGGCACTGGAGGCGGGCAAACACGTCTACTCCGCGGTGCCGATGGCGATCACGGCCGACGAGATCGGCGCGATCATCGAGGCGGTTCGCGCCACCGGGCTCACCTACATGATGGGCGAGACGAGTTACTACCACCCGGCCACGGTGTTCGCCCGCAGGAAGCTCGCCGAGGGCGCGTTCGGGCGGATCTTCTACGCCGAGGGCGACTACGTGCACGACATGGACCTCGGCTTCTACGCCGCCTACCAGTTCAGCGGTGGGGAGAACTGGAAGGCCACGGCCAGCTACCCGCCGATGCTCTACCCGACACACGCGATCGGCGGAGTGCTCGGCGCCGTGCCGACACATGCGGTGAGCGTGAGCTGCATCGGGGTGCGCGACCAGCGGGGCGACGGGGTGTTCGACCGGGAGATCAGCCAGTTCGGCAACGACTTCTCGAACGCCACCGCCCTCTTCGAGCTCGCCGACGGCGGGGTGATGCGCACCAACGAGATGCGGCGGGTGGGCTACCCGTCGCACATCCGCGAGTCCCGGTTCCGGTTCTTCGGCACGGAGGGCAGCTTCGAGCAGCTCGCGACCGTCGGCCTCTGGCAGGACAAGGAGAAGGTCACCGACGTCACCGCCGAGCTGGAGGCAGGCTCCGGCGGCCTGTCGGTGGACGACCCGTCCCTCGCGCACGTCGCCCCCGAGCTGCGGCCCGCGTTCGTCTCGGGCCACGCGCCGGTGCACGACGTCGCGCGGCTGCCGGCGAGCTACCACGGCGCCCACAACGGCCACGAGGGCAGTCACCAGTTCCTCGCCGACGACTTCGTCCGCGCGGTGGAGACCGGCACCCTGGCCACGGTGAACGCGTGGATGGCCGCCCGGTTCACCCTGCCCGGCATCGTCGCGCACGAGTCGGCGCTGCGCGGTGGCGAGCGGCTGCCGATCCCCGACTTCGGCGACCCGCCCGCCTGA
- a CDS encoding APC family permease, producing MATDATAAPTATTGGFHRTLGLRDVIAQSLSVIAPAMSGAFLTYLASTKAGGATPLAYLLGTLAMLAVGGTVAMFARSLSSAGSMYTYITRGGGKVLGFLGGWCYAAAFLVLGGAVLWGFGFFTASLVALLTGADPAWYWFSLAGLVVIALMSLFDIRASTRTQLVILLVTMVALLVVAVVVIAIGSPAVSVIDGTTPVADPGRSLDLAAFWPSAAGVSWTGVLFGLSFAMLSFTGAEASAVLSEETRDPRRAIPRAIIGSIVVAGLFYLVITYATAIGFGVQQASTDWPTSVAGLAAVAPNEAVGAVVLACAALASLFCALGVHIAVSRVLFAMGRERVLPAWLGTLHPRWGTPWRAIGLDLAVWVLLAAVSVLLTSRESQVAIAGGIDSGQTGGVFLFTFLAGIGTPLVMGVYLLLGIAGAAQGRRTGRPGFTVTGVLAAVVGALAVVGGVYYSFVPAAPDVPIPPQVAMVPWVCLAITAAGLAVAAWTWRYRRDVWADMGRIFDEV from the coding sequence ATGGCGACTGACGCGACCGCGGCCCCCACCGCCACGACCGGCGGCTTCCACCGCACGCTTGGCCTGCGCGACGTCATCGCGCAGAGCCTCTCGGTGATCGCGCCTGCGATGTCCGGGGCGTTCCTCACCTACCTGGCCTCGACGAAGGCCGGTGGCGCGACGCCGCTGGCCTACCTGCTCGGGACCCTCGCCATGCTCGCCGTCGGTGGCACGGTGGCGATGTTCGCGCGTTCGCTGTCGTCGGCGGGTTCGATGTACACCTACATCACCCGCGGCGGCGGGAAGGTGCTCGGCTTCCTCGGCGGATGGTGCTACGCCGCGGCGTTCCTCGTGCTCGGCGGCGCGGTGCTGTGGGGCTTCGGGTTCTTCACGGCGAGCCTCGTCGCGCTGCTCACCGGCGCCGACCCGGCCTGGTACTGGTTCTCCCTCGCCGGGCTCGTCGTCATCGCGCTGATGAGCCTGTTCGACATCCGGGCCTCCACCCGGACCCAGCTGGTGATCCTGCTGGTCACGATGGTCGCGCTGCTCGTCGTCGCCGTGGTCGTCATCGCGATCGGGTCGCCGGCCGTCAGCGTGATCGACGGGACCACGCCGGTGGCCGACCCGGGCCGCAGCCTCGACCTGGCCGCGTTCTGGCCGTCCGCGGCGGGCGTCTCGTGGACGGGCGTGCTCTTCGGCCTGTCGTTCGCGATGCTGTCGTTCACGGGGGCCGAGGCCAGCGCCGTGCTGTCGGAGGAGACCCGCGACCCGCGGCGGGCCATCCCGCGCGCGATCATCGGGTCGATCGTCGTGGCGGGCCTGTTCTACCTGGTGATCACCTACGCGACGGCGATCGGGTTCGGCGTGCAGCAGGCGTCCACCGACTGGCCGACGTCCGTCGCCGGGCTGGCCGCCGTGGCCCCGAACGAGGCGGTCGGCGCGGTCGTGCTGGCCTGCGCGGCTCTGGCGAGCCTGTTCTGCGCGCTCGGGGTGCACATCGCGGTCTCGCGGGTGCTGTTCGCAATGGGCCGCGAGCGGGTGCTGCCCGCCTGGCTGGGCACGCTGCACCCGCGGTGGGGCACGCCGTGGCGGGCGATCGGGCTCGACCTCGCGGTGTGGGTACTGCTCGCCGCCGTGTCGGTGCTCCTCACCAGTCGGGAGAGCCAGGTCGCGATCGCGGGCGGCATCGACTCCGGGCAAACCGGCGGCGTCTTCCTGTTCACCTTCCTCGCCGGCATCGGCACGCCCCTCGTGATGGGCGTGTACCTGCTGCTCGGGATCGCCGGTGCGGCGCAGGGCAGGCGCACCGGGCGGCCGGGGTTCACCGTGACTGGCGTGCTCGCCGCGGTGGTCGGGGCACTGGCCGTCGTGGGCGGCGTGTACTACTCGTTCGTGCCCGCCGCGCCCGACGTGCCGATCCCGCCGCAGGTGGCGATGGTGCCGTGGGTCTGCCTCGCCATCACCGCCGCCGGCCTGGCGGTGGCCGCCTGGACCTGGCGGTACCGGCGGGACGTGTGGGCCGACATGGGCCGGATCTTCGACGAGGTCTAG
- a CDS encoding primary-amine oxidase, which yields MTTLDDRRDAATTHPLTMTSSAEVDRVREALAAAGLLTETVRFAFFAPEEPPKAEVLAHADGAPVDRRFRAVLLDLATGRSWDTVVSATSGDVVSSRELDPPVDGQPPIIDAEFELIEDILNADEGWTAALDKRGIDPASVRAVPLSAGVYDHPEEVGRRIVRAFGFRQDHEKDHPWAHPIDGLVAYVDLTDRRVTRIIDIGTPPVPATSGNFDDPEVQGPPLESLKQIEITQPDGRSFTVEDGRVRWGKWDLRIGFNEREGLTLHQIAFDGRPICYRASIAEMVVPYADPAPTRFWQNYFDCGEYMFARYADSLQLGCDCLGDIHYVDAVIADDLGMPKTITNAICMHEEDTGVLWKHSDMFTGSREVRRQRRLVISFFTPIGNYDYGFYWYLYLDGTIQLEVKATGIVFTAAYPDGGNDYATEVAPGLGAPYHQHLFSARLDMTVDGVRNVVEEAEAERVPMGKGNPYGNAFRQRRTRLTRESQAQRRADGSVVRSWHIVNPEQRNALGQNVGYALLPEGKATLLADEASSIHARATFATNHLWVTRYDPAQRYPAGDFVNQIPGGAGLPAWVRADRDIDGEDIVVWHTFGTTHFPRPEDWPVMPVDHTGFTLKPVGFFDRNPALDVPPAPGAHCHNGAAEVHGPAKERAGDGD from the coding sequence ATGACGACCCTCGATGACCGGCGCGACGCGGCCACCACGCATCCCCTCACCATGACCAGCAGCGCCGAGGTCGACCGGGTCCGGGAGGCTCTGGCCGCCGCCGGCCTGCTCACCGAGACCGTCCGCTTCGCGTTCTTCGCGCCGGAGGAACCGCCGAAGGCCGAGGTGCTCGCGCATGCCGACGGCGCACCCGTCGACCGGCGGTTCCGGGCCGTGCTGCTCGACCTCGCGACCGGCCGGTCCTGGGACACGGTCGTGTCGGCGACCAGCGGCGATGTGGTGTCGTCGCGCGAGCTGGACCCGCCGGTCGACGGCCAGCCGCCGATCATCGACGCCGAGTTCGAGCTGATCGAGGACATCCTCAACGCCGACGAGGGCTGGACCGCGGCACTGGACAAGCGGGGCATCGACCCGGCGTCGGTACGCGCGGTGCCGCTCTCGGCGGGCGTGTACGACCACCCAGAGGAGGTCGGCCGCCGCATCGTGCGGGCCTTCGGGTTCCGGCAGGACCACGAGAAGGACCACCCGTGGGCACACCCGATCGACGGGCTCGTCGCCTACGTCGACCTCACCGACCGGCGCGTCACGCGGATCATCGACATCGGCACGCCTCCGGTCCCGGCCACCTCGGGCAACTTCGACGACCCCGAAGTGCAGGGCCCGCCGCTCGAGTCGCTGAAGCAGATCGAGATCACCCAGCCGGATGGCCGCAGCTTCACCGTGGAGGACGGCCGGGTGCGCTGGGGCAAGTGGGACCTGCGCATCGGGTTCAACGAGCGTGAGGGTCTGACCCTGCACCAGATCGCGTTCGACGGCCGCCCGATCTGCTACCGCGCGTCGATCGCCGAGATGGTGGTGCCCTACGCCGACCCGGCGCCCACGCGGTTCTGGCAGAACTACTTCGACTGCGGCGAGTACATGTTCGCCCGCTACGCAGACTCGCTCCAGCTGGGGTGCGACTGCCTCGGCGACATCCACTACGTGGACGCCGTGATCGCCGACGACCTCGGCATGCCGAAGACGATCACCAACGCCATCTGCATGCACGAGGAGGACACCGGCGTGCTCTGGAAGCACTCCGACATGTTCACCGGCTCCCGCGAGGTGCGCCGCCAGCGCCGGCTCGTCATCTCGTTCTTCACGCCGATCGGGAACTACGACTACGGCTTCTACTGGTACCTCTACCTCGACGGCACGATCCAGCTCGAGGTCAAGGCCACCGGGATCGTGTTCACCGCCGCCTACCCCGATGGCGGCAACGACTACGCCACCGAGGTGGCGCCCGGCCTCGGCGCGCCCTACCACCAGCACCTGTTCTCGGCGCGCCTCGACATGACCGTCGACGGCGTGCGCAACGTCGTCGAGGAGGCCGAGGCCGAGCGGGTGCCGATGGGGAAGGGCAACCCGTACGGCAACGCGTTCCGGCAGCGGCGCACGCGCCTGACCCGCGAGTCGCAGGCGCAGCGGCGCGCGGACGGGTCGGTGGTCCGCAGCTGGCACATCGTCAACCCGGAGCAGCGCAACGCACTCGGACAGAACGTCGGCTACGCGCTGTTGCCGGAGGGCAAGGCCACCCTGCTCGCGGACGAGGCGTCCTCGATCCACGCGCGGGCGACGTTCGCGACCAACCACCTGTGGGTCACCCGGTACGACCCGGCGCAGCGCTACCCGGCGGGCGACTTCGTCAACCAGATCCCGGGCGGTGCAGGCCTGCCCGCATGGGTGCGGGCCGACCGCGACATCGACGGCGAGGACATCGTCGTTTGGCACACGTTCGGCACCACCCACTTCCCCCGGCCGGAAGACTGGCCGGTGATGCCGGTCGACCACACCGGGTTCACGCTCAAGCCGGTCGGGTTCTTCGACCGCAACCCGGCGCTCGACGTCCCGCCGGCTCCCGGAGCCCACTGCCACAACGGCGCCGCCGAGGTGCACGGGCCGGCAAAGGAGCGTGCCGGCGATGGCGACTGA